A stretch of Pseudoprevotella muciniphila DNA encodes these proteins:
- a CDS encoding zinc ribbon domain-containing protein, with the protein MALIRCTECGHEISDRAPVCPQCGFPIMKNNFCAECGQRLPEGATECPDCGCPIQQDADSYSPQTSHEPSSGNKKKKYALVLVSGALLLILLLGGGYYFYQKNRNSEFYSTLNEDKSLVDQNNNVSAGDTIADGQYCYKGDWESDKYGAQPCKLVFEKKDGKLRHCRYTNLKHDSRIKLKGTIQNDTLHFVGTIRGKQLVIDLKITDSGNALVGEGADYANGDKAKLKLTISEDVEDLAANLKSDDSFEAEPEWNMAEIDATQNDAYEDYSGTNEYDNSAVSNAVVVSKGDYGYDNASSSAPQWVQGTWRHDVTAPMVGMVASYTLEVCGNTMTFYRNGEMQYSDNFTYQDGRLVGQHGSFSVNERSHRLADGSGRYDKVGGGGSNRSGSMQFSTSYDVIGYLSGKTYREASTGGMLQIRQEGCYVNGQCMTGAPRVSNFSSTSAVVRASTIPSGSITFYVDIVNNTITDSFGNRYY; encoded by the coding sequence ATGGCACTTATAAGATGTACAGAGTGTGGACACGAAATATCGGACAGAGCACCAGTGTGCCCTCAGTGTGGTTTTCCGATTATGAAAAATAACTTTTGTGCTGAATGTGGGCAACGTTTACCTGAAGGTGCGACAGAATGTCCCGATTGCGGATGCCCGATACAACAGGACGCGGATTCTTATAGTCCACAGACAAGCCATGAGCCATCTTCCGGGAACAAAAAGAAAAAGTATGCCTTAGTGTTGGTTTCAGGCGCATTGCTGCTAATTCTCCTTTTAGGTGGAGGTTATTATTTCTATCAGAAAAATCGGAATAGTGAATTTTACTCTACCCTAAATGAAGACAAAAGTCTTGTTGACCAAAACAATAATGTTTCTGCAGGCGACACTATTGCTGACGGGCAGTATTGCTATAAAGGCGATTGGGAATCGGATAAATACGGAGCGCAGCCCTGCAAATTGGTGTTTGAAAAGAAAGACGGCAAATTGAGGCATTGCAGATACACAAACTTAAAACATGATTCCCGTATAAAACTCAAAGGTACCATTCAGAATGATACATTACACTTCGTTGGCACTATACGTGGCAAACAGTTGGTTATAGACCTTAAAATCACAGATAGTGGCAACGCTCTGGTTGGAGAAGGGGCAGACTATGCGAACGGAGATAAGGCAAAACTCAAATTGACTATATCAGAAGATGTAGAAGATCTGGCTGCCAATCTTAAAAGTGATGACTCATTCGAAGCAGAGCCGGAATGGAATATGGCAGAGATTGATGCCACGCAGAATGACGCGTATGAAGATTATTCAGGAACAAATGAATATGATAACAGTGCTGTAAGTAACGCAGTTGTTGTAAGTAAGGGAGATTACGGCTATGATAACGCTTCTTCATCCGCTCCGCAATGGGTGCAAGGCACTTGGCGGCATGACGTAACGGCTCCCATGGTGGGAATGGTGGCTTCTTACACATTAGAGGTCTGCGGCAACACAATGACGTTCTATCGAAATGGAGAAATGCAATACAGCGATAACTTTACCTATCAAGACGGGCGACTTGTGGGACAGCATGGCTCATTCTCCGTAAATGAAAGGTCGCATCGGCTCGCTGACGGATCAGGTAGATATGACAAGGTTGGCGGTGGGGGTTCCAATCGTTCAGGCAGTATGCAGTTCTCCACATCTTATGATGTCATTGGCTATCTCTCTGGAAAAACTTACCGTGAAGCAAGCACAGGAGGAATGCTTCAGATACGACAAGAAGGATGCTATGTCAACGGACAGTGTATGACCGGAGCACCAAGAGTCAGTAACTTTTCTTCCACAAGTGCAGTTGTCCGGGCTTCAACCATTCCGAGCGGCAGTATCACCTTTTATGTAGATATAGTAAACAACACCATTACCGACAGCTTCGGGAATAGGTACTATTAA
- a CDS encoding protein kinase domain-containing protein: protein MDSTSSFTEEQQVFPHAERLQVGGTTCECYRVKLYGKLHFLKRLKPQLRTNPKYAAVLQKEFETGYNLDHPHLVRYVGKTADGVLMDYVDGETLGQFVSLHPDYFRNRKNANRFVHQLLSVVGYLHERQIVHLDLKPENILITRVGNDVKLIDLGFCYTDSYTDTMGRTDKYAAPEQKDGSSQVDARTDIYTIGRILQILPCADFYKGIIRRCTAQEPEKRFQSVDEIEQTIWLKPLKRRILLSVGILLTVVLLLIFFWNRSQDTSVPSESTHQSSLADTVNPAVSSTINKGGVTLSDVKSATAQRVKEATDTTPATEKKTDASPVISYTLPPLPDSEIEKRIRSTITPIFQRVMGSLRNAEWNDNTRKIYYGRIRPLNEQCGSKIQVLWTDLSRHYDIDERNFYQKYSQELIALQNDLYERMVSNGK, encoded by the coding sequence GTGGACAGTACTTCGTCGTTTACTGAAGAACAGCAAGTTTTTCCACATGCCGAACGCTTGCAAGTAGGTGGCACCACATGTGAGTGCTACCGTGTGAAGTTATATGGTAAACTACACTTTCTGAAGCGACTTAAGCCACAGTTACGAACAAATCCGAAATATGCTGCTGTTCTGCAAAAGGAGTTTGAGACTGGCTATAACTTGGACCATCCTCATTTAGTACGATATGTAGGAAAAACTGCCGATGGTGTCTTGATGGACTATGTTGATGGTGAAACACTCGGTCAGTTCGTCAGCCTTCACCCCGATTATTTCCGTAACCGCAAGAATGCCAACCGCTTTGTACATCAACTCCTCAGTGTCGTAGGCTATCTTCACGAGCGGCAGATAGTACATTTGGACCTTAAACCCGAAAATATCCTGATAACGCGTGTTGGCAATGATGTCAAACTCATTGACCTGGGTTTCTGCTATACCGACAGCTATACCGATACGATGGGGCGAACAGACAAGTATGCCGCACCAGAGCAGAAAGACGGGTCATCGCAAGTGGATGCCCGCACAGACATCTATACTATCGGACGCATTCTCCAAATCCTCCCTTGCGCAGACTTCTACAAGGGCATTATCAGGCGGTGCACAGCACAAGAACCCGAAAAGAGGTTCCAGTCTGTCGATGAAATAGAGCAAACTATTTGGTTGAAGCCTCTGAAGCGACGCATCCTATTGTCAGTAGGCATTTTGCTTACAGTAGTTCTTCTGCTTATCTTTTTTTGGAACCGTTCTCAAGATACCTCTGTTCCTTCAGAAAGCACCCACCAAAGTTCGCTTGCTGATACGGTAAATCCGGCAGTTTCATCAACTATAAATAAAGGCGGAGTGACGTTGTCTGATGTCAAATCAGCAACAGCGCAAAGGGTCAAGGAAGCCACGGACACCACACCTGCTACCGAAAAAAAGACAGACGCCTCACCAGTAATCTCTTATACACTACCTCCCCTTCCTGATTCTGAAATAGAAAAACGTATAAGATCCACCATCACCCCGATTTTTCAACGCGTAATGGGTTCTCTTCGCAACGCTGAATGGAACGATAATACCCGAAAAATATATTATGGCCGTATAAGACCTCTGAATGAACAGTGCGGCAGTAAAATCCAAGTATTATGGACAGACCTCTCCAGGCATTACGACATTGATGAAAGGAATTTCTATCAGAAATATAGCCAGGAACTCATCGCCCTGCAAAACGACCTTTACGAGCGTATGGTCAGCAACGGCAAGTAA
- a CDS encoding M6 family metalloprotease domain-containing protein, translating to MRAKRLLISVLFCTIAVMSVVAQTDQIDPVHPTFTMTQRDGSTVRLKTYAGHRSCYIFYTTSDGAVVVKDANGDFCYARAEGGALVSTGVVAHEVGERTVEEQQTADISLTVDEAFAALAETVATRDCINRVRKPDMSLLYRDNTTGMGVYGETGGGAVNSIGEYTLPVVLVEFADKKMLSTNTNAAFLRQFNEEGYSLNGRVGSIRDYFVSQSGGMFKPTFEIVDRITLDSVKAYYGKDEGSRRDVNLYNFIQEVLKALNGKMRKYQDKRTNNSVPNLAIIFAGTGQAQSGVADDPWPCEMNLGRDWSYNIGLDYGVNSVFIGNETEGAGLMSLGTFCHEFGHALGLPDLYCTSGETVPKAMYYWSVMDLGCYLNRGIVPMGYTAYEKNVLGWLDIPELTKPHVITLYPPGSKKGNNAVCIVNDADASERFILENRHPGTWYPADFGKGLLITHLHYDHSTWYLNAMNNDGDHLRYQVVAADGTISNEENDLWGRNGKIMFTDVSKPAPNVYSGEKLGKPVFKISVKTDSTITFAYLMSNPPEYYVGDTVEVKESGLTCRTENNHGLLVLPKGKYEHYSGDIVIPGDTVNFDRENYVYIGIDSAAFRDCPDLLSVAIGKNIRRIGKGAFRNSPKLAVVSVEEGNEWYEEEAGAVLTKKEIAQPAGTITSAEVDFAANPWGLPISENIADHETGRITETIAENGISVEFVDDTLSTYLYSQASGNVRLHPGVGSHMRVSANGNVITRIEISGTTVAASPNVGTMQSKVWTGEAKIVDFEITGRNTWSKIAVETRSEGNTWRRLVYVPQAGTGEFFLPSDVALIDDYAMEGAGYTNVTLPEGILSLGHNALSMPRLTSLESRSEQPAICYGGDPFTDIPATCMLHIPAGISSVYSVAEYWTRFFPNVVEDAETGISAIEKARGIEKEVYDLQGRRVKQMQKGVYIINGAKIIR from the coding sequence ATGAGAGCGAAGAGACTGCTTATATCGGTTTTATTCTGTACTATTGCCGTGATGTCGGTCGTGGCACAGACAGACCAGATTGATCCCGTTCATCCCACGTTCACCATGACACAGCGGGATGGTTCGACAGTAAGGTTGAAGACGTATGCGGGCCACAGGTCATGCTATATCTTTTATACCACGTCCGACGGTGCAGTAGTGGTAAAGGACGCAAATGGCGACTTTTGCTATGCAAGGGCAGAGGGCGGTGCATTGGTATCAACTGGTGTCGTGGCACATGAAGTTGGAGAACGCACTGTAGAAGAACAGCAGACAGCCGATATATCGCTCACTGTGGATGAGGCATTTGCCGCACTTGCAGAGACTGTTGCCACGCGCGACTGCATAAATCGTGTGCGCAAGCCCGATATGAGTCTGCTCTATCGCGACAATACAACCGGAATGGGTGTTTACGGCGAAACAGGTGGCGGTGCAGTGAATTCCATCGGTGAATACACACTGCCGGTAGTGCTCGTGGAATTTGCTGATAAGAAGATGCTCTCCACAAACACCAATGCAGCCTTCTTAAGGCAGTTTAACGAAGAAGGATACAGTCTTAACGGGCGAGTGGGGTCAATACGCGACTATTTTGTTTCGCAGTCGGGCGGCATGTTCAAGCCCACTTTTGAAATAGTAGATCGCATCACACTCGACAGCGTAAAGGCTTATTATGGCAAGGATGAAGGCAGCAGAAGGGACGTGAATTTATACAATTTCATTCAGGAAGTTCTCAAAGCGCTCAACGGCAAGATGAGAAAGTATCAAGACAAACGCACCAACAACAGTGTGCCCAACTTGGCTATCATTTTTGCCGGTACAGGTCAGGCTCAGTCAGGAGTAGCCGACGACCCGTGGCCCTGCGAGATGAATTTGGGCAGAGACTGGAGTTACAACATAGGTCTCGACTATGGTGTAAACTCTGTGTTCATCGGCAATGAAACTGAAGGTGCCGGACTGATGTCGCTCGGTACTTTCTGCCACGAGTTCGGACATGCGCTCGGTTTGCCCGACCTTTATTGCACATCAGGGGAAACTGTGCCAAAAGCCATGTATTATTGGAGCGTCATGGACCTCGGTTGCTACTTAAACAGAGGTATCGTGCCAATGGGTTACACAGCATACGAGAAGAATGTGCTTGGATGGCTCGACATACCTGAACTGACCAAGCCCCATGTCATCACGCTATATCCGCCGGGCAGCAAGAAAGGTAATAATGCTGTATGCATTGTGAACGACGCCGATGCAAGTGAGCGATTTATCCTGGAGAATCGTCATCCCGGCACATGGTATCCCGCTGACTTCGGAAAAGGATTACTGATAACCCACCTGCACTATGACCACAGCACGTGGTATCTCAATGCAATGAACAATGACGGCGACCATCTGCGCTACCAAGTGGTGGCTGCGGACGGAACCATTTCAAATGAAGAAAACGACCTTTGGGGCAGGAACGGCAAAATCATGTTTACCGACGTTTCTAAACCAGCACCTAACGTGTATTCAGGTGAGAAACTTGGCAAACCCGTGTTCAAGATTTCTGTGAAGACCGATAGCACGATAACATTTGCTTATCTTATGAGCAACCCGCCGGAATATTATGTAGGCGATACTGTGGAGGTGAAAGAGAGCGGACTGACTTGCAGGACAGAAAATAATCACGGACTTCTTGTACTGCCAAAGGGTAAATACGAACATTACAGCGGAGATATTGTCATACCCGGCGACACTGTAAACTTCGATCGTGAAAATTACGTTTACATAGGTATTGACAGTGCTGCCTTCCGTGATTGTCCGGACTTGCTGAGTGTGGCAATAGGAAAAAACATACGCCGCATAGGAAAAGGTGCATTCCGAAACAGCCCAAAACTTGCTGTGGTAAGTGTGGAGGAAGGGAATGAATGGTACGAAGAGGAAGCAGGAGCAGTTCTCACCAAAAAAGAAATTGCACAACCAGCCGGTACAATAACGAGTGCTGAAGTGGACTTTGCTGCCAATCCGTGGGGATTACCCATTTCCGAAAACATTGCTGACCATGAAACGGGAAGAATTACGGAGACGATAGCAGAAAATGGTATCTCAGTGGAATTTGTGGACGACACTCTGTCAACTTATCTCTATTCGCAAGCATCGGGAAATGTGCGCTTACACCCCGGAGTGGGTAGCCACATGCGCGTAAGTGCCAATGGCAACGTCATTACGAGGATAGAGATTTCAGGTACCACAGTAGCAGCAAGTCCGAATGTCGGAACCATGCAATCAAAGGTGTGGACCGGTGAGGCAAAAATCGTTGATTTCGAGATTACAGGTCGCAACACATGGAGCAAGATAGCCGTAGAAACACGCAGCGAAGGGAACACTTGGCGGCGCTTGGTCTATGTACCACAGGCAGGCACAGGAGAATTCTTCCTGCCATCCGATGTGGCACTAATAGATGACTATGCCATGGAAGGTGCCGGCTATACGAATGTAACATTGCCCGAAGGCATTTTAAGTCTTGGGCACAATGCCTTGAGTATGCCGCGTCTGACGTCTCTTGAGTCTCGTTCCGAACAGCCTGCTATTTGCTATGGCGGCGATCCGTTCACAGATATACCGGCAACCTGCATGCTCCACATCCCGGCAGGGATATCAAGCGTATATAGCGTTGCAGAATACTGGACACGTTTCTTCCCCAATGTTGTAGAAGACGCAGAAACGGGCATTTCTGCAATAGAAAAAGCACGTGGAATAGAAAAAGAGGTTTACGACCTCCAGGGCCGCCGTGTGAAGCAGATGCAGAAAGGTGTTTACATCATCAATGGCGCAAAAATTATTCGCTGA
- a CDS encoding M6 family metalloprotease domain-containing protein, with amino-acid sequence MRNTVLHLIATLLVALTTVATYAVRPLRIAMTARQSDGSTIVVYKEGETRLGITFHVTVDDIAVVKNAKGDFCYASLVDGKLEPSEVVAHDAVARSDEEKAWLASNGISAQRVFEEASSGKHYSPVNRTTMSLRPDGLGTYGQTAGGAVPSVGTPTLPVIMVEFSDVSFMETTTVGALDSMFNLSEGAAGLSIGSVKNYFRKQSNGMFEPSFDIVCRVRLDNTRAYYGANSSSGAIDPNNYTFITQSVAKAVSQGADLSRYDDGNGVPLVVLLYAGLGEADSYERNSEDFLWPCEIDINTTLSGQKIRSVFLGNEERRTYTRNAAGDTLSSDPKLAGIGIFCHEFGHALGLPDFYCTNYTHRVTPLGIWDIMDMGQYLNTGNGTTYSPIGYTAYEKNFCGWLEIPELESAGPVTISPYGSTQGPSAFLVRNPSDDKEYYIFENRQPDTWYPAVMGRGLLSTHVAYNETNWKKNNLNNTASKLRMTVFAADGQVATGSYRPSNAHYSDLFPGYTGNSEITDETTVCMSVFTGSTIDKPIYNIALRHDSLVTFNAFCKVDTLKLDKAGYATYYTTQAFELPEGLEAGVITGVEEDTLIVEYRYAAGAVVPGRTAIVLRGDSGSYQFTSIPLYEGKTAPADNLLCGGDFAHIPVMGTSHYYLANAADSDQVGLYLKTTDAADAHEAYLSLQDADKQAYLFKYFREVAAADKGVLYGDVDNNGLVNVTDVTTLINYILGANSAVFNVVAADITCNSAIDVADVTSLVNIILSN; translated from the coding sequence ATGCGAAATACCGTTTTACATCTCATAGCCACCCTGCTTGTTGCATTGACGACAGTTGCGACGTATGCAGTGCGACCATTGCGAATAGCCATGACAGCGCGTCAGAGCGACGGCAGTACAATCGTTGTATATAAGGAAGGTGAAACACGTCTCGGCATCACTTTTCATGTTACAGTCGATGACATTGCAGTAGTTAAGAATGCAAAAGGCGACTTCTGCTATGCAAGTCTTGTGGACGGGAAGTTGGAGCCTTCCGAAGTTGTTGCACACGATGCTGTAGCACGTTCTGACGAAGAAAAAGCGTGGTTGGCAAGCAACGGCATCAGTGCACAACGCGTGTTTGAGGAGGCGAGTAGCGGAAAGCATTATTCTCCTGTAAATCGCACCACAATGAGCCTGCGCCCAGACGGACTGGGAACATACGGGCAGACCGCGGGTGGGGCAGTGCCGAGTGTAGGAACACCCACGTTGCCTGTCATCATGGTGGAGTTCTCAGATGTGAGTTTCATGGAAACTACTACTGTGGGGGCACTCGACAGCATGTTCAACCTGTCAGAAGGAGCCGCAGGACTAAGCATAGGCTCAGTGAAGAACTATTTCAGAAAGCAGTCGAATGGTATGTTTGAGCCTTCGTTCGACATAGTGTGTAGGGTGCGGCTCGACAACACGCGAGCCTACTATGGTGCCAACAGTTCTTCCGGTGCCATCGACCCTAACAATTACACCTTTATCACTCAGTCGGTGGCAAAGGCGGTGTCGCAAGGGGCAGACCTGAGCAGGTATGACGATGGCAATGGTGTGCCACTCGTGGTGTTGCTGTATGCAGGGCTTGGAGAGGCTGATTCCTATGAAAGAAATTCTGAAGACTTCCTTTGGCCCTGTGAGATAGATATTAACACCACGCTCAGCGGACAAAAAATACGTTCTGTATTCCTGGGTAACGAAGAACGCAGAACATACACCAGGAATGCAGCCGGAGACACCTTGAGTTCCGACCCTAAATTGGCGGGAATAGGTATATTCTGCCATGAGTTCGGACACGCATTGGGACTTCCGGACTTCTATTGTACCAATTATACTCACCGCGTAACGCCATTAGGAATTTGGGATATCATGGATATGGGGCAGTACCTGAATACAGGCAACGGCACGACCTACAGTCCGATAGGCTATACGGCATACGAGAAGAATTTCTGCGGATGGCTCGAAATACCTGAATTGGAAAGTGCAGGACCTGTCACAATCAGTCCTTATGGAAGCACACAAGGTCCATCAGCGTTCCTTGTACGCAATCCGAGCGATGATAAAGAATACTATATTTTCGAAAACCGCCAGCCTGACACTTGGTATCCCGCTGTTATGGGACGCGGGTTGCTTTCCACTCACGTGGCATACAACGAAACTAACTGGAAGAAAAACAATCTTAACAACACAGCATCGAAACTGCGTATGACTGTCTTTGCTGCTGACGGACAAGTGGCAACCGGATCATACCGTCCTTCAAATGCCCACTATAGCGACCTCTTCCCAGGTTACACAGGCAATTCTGAAATCACAGACGAAACGACTGTCTGTATGTCTGTCTTCACTGGCAGTACCATCGACAAACCGATCTATAATATTGCCCTACGCCATGATAGCCTTGTTACGTTCAACGCTTTCTGTAAAGTGGATACGCTGAAATTGGATAAGGCGGGCTATGCCACTTATTATACAACGCAGGCTTTCGAATTGCCCGAAGGGCTTGAGGCTGGTGTCATAACAGGTGTGGAGGAAGATACACTCATCGTGGAATACCGCTATGCAGCAGGGGCAGTGGTGCCAGGAAGAACAGCGATAGTGCTTCGAGGCGACAGTGGGTCTTATCAATTTACCTCAATCCCGCTTTATGAAGGGAAAACGGCACCTGCAGACAATTTGCTCTGTGGTGGCGACTTTGCACATATTCCCGTCATGGGGACAAGCCACTATTATCTTGCCAATGCAGCCGACAGTGACCAAGTGGGACTGTATCTCAAGACAACAGATGCAGCAGATGCACATGAGGCATACTTGTCATTGCAAGACGCAGACAAGCAAGCCTACCTGTTCAAGTATTTCAGAGAAGTAGCCGCAGCCGATAAAGGTGTGCTCTATGGCGATGTGGATAACAATGGTTTAGTCAATGTAACAGATGTTACAACGCTTATCAATTACATTCTCGGTGCTAATTCTGCAGTTTTCAATGTCGTAGCGGCTGACATCACTTGCAACAGCGCCATCGACGTGGCAGATGTTACTTCACTGGTCAATATAATCCTGAGCAACTGA
- a CDS encoding M6 family metalloprotease domain-containing protein: MTQTKKILILFIMVFAMVSSVSAIRPERRPYFFLQSDGTRVTVYRNGDGHSGVLFYTTEDDVVLVKGANGDLCYAYPEGDRLRSSGIMAHNASLRDAHETEYIKSVNLDLKKATSVVKSRRRGVRRVSAPGGDGLGTYGQKSSGAVPSIGNPVIPIIMVNFSDIKFSYTDAAHLERQYNEEGYTDDRGSVGSVRDYFIEQSNGMFKPEFKVVAEVELKKEASYYGKDESEDEIDVNLDEFVTEAFAAAVKKGFNPKNYVYNNDGVPCVVFIYAGQGEATSYGDDADGYLWPCEWDDYGTYGGAVINSFFIGNEMEYVWSRRGSSYVSSEPHYAGIGTFCHEFGHALGLPDFYCTNYGHDATPFGYWSIMDYGSYHNGGFAPVGYLAYEKSFMGWLNIRELTDPEAVTLAPSTASAGENAVLVRNDKNQKEYYIFENRQPGRWYPSNMAGGMLVTHFDYNASQWSANTLNNDEDHLRATVFAADGQVEPYSGQGLNFMSDLFTGRNGSTISNSSVPAMKAFTGTYMNKPIYKIAVKDDSLMTFNFLEQEVYSYTVGDTITVDGVSYVLQKNKKAVVTASQSGKYEGDVIVPENFIHEDILFTVVGIDETAFCDCPSLYSVSFHTSVEKVADGAFSNSPNLMSIWVSTDNAKYESIDGALYTNRNLDGQAISSQATFDWANNPMGLPVSTNSSQAAGNINSAVTENDVTFTCTHGTTATRLWQSGTSITLRVYSTGTITLTAPAGASISKIEFTATDFSLTPDVGTMSSRTWTGEAESVTFTASSRTNITKIVVTLEATSSSVWTLLKAPQGKGGTFAAADGVKMIAAGALEGSKYTTIVLPASVEDLGASSVAAPMMTTLYAAMETAPTVSENPFTGVDQTACVLKVYDSSLNSYAATNWWKDFLQKEPISGELPTAIGSVSIFGGENVIYDLQGRRVQQMQKGVYIINGKKVVK, from the coding sequence ATGACTCAGACGAAAAAGATTCTTATTTTGTTCATCATGGTTTTTGCCATGGTAAGTTCTGTCAGCGCCATTCGTCCTGAACGCAGGCCATATTTCTTCCTTCAGAGCGATGGTACAAGAGTAACGGTTTATCGCAATGGCGACGGCCATTCCGGTGTGTTGTTCTATACCACGGAGGACGATGTGGTGTTGGTAAAAGGTGCTAACGGCGACCTGTGCTATGCCTATCCCGAGGGCGACCGCCTGCGTTCTTCAGGCATCATGGCGCACAATGCTTCGCTGCGCGATGCGCATGAAACGGAGTATATCAAGAGTGTAAACCTTGACCTAAAGAAGGCAACATCTGTTGTAAAATCCCGCCGAAGGGGGGTGCGCCGCGTTTCTGCACCAGGTGGTGACGGGCTTGGCACATACGGCCAGAAATCTTCAGGTGCCGTGCCGAGTATAGGCAATCCTGTCATTCCTATCATCATGGTCAACTTCTCGGACATTAAGTTCTCATACACTGACGCAGCGCATCTCGAACGTCAATATAACGAAGAAGGCTATACAGACGACAGAGGTTCTGTGGGTTCTGTACGTGACTATTTCATTGAGCAGAGTAATGGCATGTTTAAGCCCGAGTTTAAGGTGGTGGCAGAAGTGGAACTGAAAAAAGAAGCCTCTTATTATGGAAAAGACGAAAGTGAAGACGAAATAGACGTTAACCTTGATGAATTTGTGACTGAAGCATTTGCAGCCGCAGTGAAAAAAGGATTCAATCCTAAGAATTATGTATATAACAATGATGGTGTGCCTTGCGTTGTGTTCATTTATGCCGGTCAAGGCGAGGCTACATCCTATGGTGATGATGCAGACGGTTATCTCTGGCCCTGCGAATGGGATGATTATGGCACATACGGCGGGGCAGTTATCAACTCATTCTTCATCGGGAATGAGATGGAATACGTATGGTCGAGAAGAGGTTCGTCGTATGTAAGTTCAGAACCGCACTATGCAGGTATCGGCACGTTCTGCCACGAGTTCGGACATGCCCTCGGTCTGCCGGATTTCTATTGCACAAACTATGGACACGATGCGACACCGTTTGGTTATTGGTCTATCATGGACTACGGTTCATACCACAATGGTGGCTTTGCTCCAGTGGGTTATCTTGCATATGAAAAGAGTTTTATGGGTTGGTTGAATATTCGTGAACTGACCGACCCTGAAGCAGTTACTCTTGCGCCGTCGACTGCATCGGCAGGAGAAAATGCAGTACTCGTGCGCAACGACAAGAATCAAAAGGAATACTACATCTTTGAGAACCGTCAGCCTGGCAGGTGGTATCCATCCAATATGGCAGGTGGAATGCTTGTTACGCACTTCGACTATAATGCATCACAGTGGTCAGCGAACACCCTTAACAACGATGAAGACCACCTGCGTGCCACAGTTTTTGCAGCCGACGGACAGGTGGAGCCATACTCTGGGCAAGGACTCAACTTCATGAGCGACCTTTTCACAGGCAGGAATGGGAGTACCATTTCAAACTCCTCTGTCCCTGCCATGAAAGCGTTCACAGGAACGTATATGAACAAGCCTATCTATAAAATAGCAGTGAAAGACGATTCGCTTATGACGTTCAACTTCCTTGAACAAGAGGTTTATAGTTACACCGTGGGCGACACAATAACCGTGGACGGTGTTTCTTACGTTCTGCAGAAGAACAAGAAAGCTGTCGTTACAGCCAGTCAGTCAGGCAAATATGAAGGCGATGTGATTGTGCCTGAAAATTTCATTCACGAAGACATTCTCTTCACGGTGGTAGGTATTGATGAAACGGCTTTCTGTGATTGTCCTTCGCTTTATTCGGTATCATTCCATACGTCAGTTGAAAAGGTTGCCGATGGTGCGTTCAGCAACAGTCCGAACCTTATGTCTATTTGGGTTTCAACCGATAATGCAAAATACGAAAGCATAGATGGAGCACTCTATACCAATCGCAACCTCGATGGCCAGGCCATATCTTCGCAAGCCACTTTCGACTGGGCTAACAATCCTATGGGACTACCTGTTTCGACAAACAGCAGTCAAGCAGCAGGAAACATCAATTCTGCAGTTACGGAGAACGATGTAACTTTCACTTGTACACACGGCACCACAGCCACAAGGCTCTGGCAGTCGGGTACGAGCATCACACTGCGTGTATATTCCACAGGTACTATCACGTTAACAGCCCCCGCAGGTGCTTCTATCTCAAAGATAGAATTCACTGCTACGGACTTCTCTTTGACACCTGATGTGGGAACTATGAGTTCACGCACATGGACTGGCGAAGCCGAGAGTGTGACGTTTACAGCATCCAGCAGGACGAACATCACAAAGATTGTCGTAACGTTAGAGGCTACGTCATCTTCAGTGTGGACACTTCTGAAAGCGCCACAAGGCAAGGGTGGGACATTTGCTGCGGCCGATGGTGTCAAGATGATTGCCGCCGGGGCTCTCGAGGGTTCAAAATACACCACAATTGTACTTCCTGCATCTGTAGAAGACCTTGGTGCAAGCAGTGTGGCGGCTCCAATGATGACCACACTATATGCAGCCATGGAAACAGCACCTACAGTAAGCGAAAACCCATTTACCGGTGTGGATCAGACGGCATGTGTGCTGAAAGTGTATGATTCATCACTCAATAGTTATGCTGCAACCAACTGGTGGAAAGACTTCTTGCAAAAGGAACCCATTTCGGGCGAACTTCCCACAGCCATTGGTTCTGTGAGCATCTTTGGTGGAGAAAATGTGATTTATGACCTCCAAGGACGTCGCGTGCAACAAATGCAGAAAGGTGTTTATATCATCAACGGAAAGAAAGTAGTAAAATAA